One Thermofilaceae archaeon DNA window includes the following coding sequences:
- a CDS encoding CRISPR-associated endoribonuclease Cas6 produces the protein MYALTVWLTIIPLQDCVLPPFTSKVTRTAFYRLTGVEPRLGRRASFSVLFREGKPLYKLYGEPGIITAKEGEKLQARFSLLTEKPPGSWETSVIFQFGAAEMVAKVEQVEVADVRELKLNLPRKFTVRFLTPTLLPVPGRGKLLKALGLRRRYKLLPDLPLALGLLAYDLKLQGVGLVERSFSEIYGWGIRALCEIDYSVRPATVLYAVKNGIPSIERGFTGYVAYELLDPNSYMAEDAKRLLAFAERFGLGKSRSIGFGHVEITPLEPAPP, from the coding sequence GTGTACGCGCTCACTGTTTGGTTGACGATAATCCCTCTGCAGGATTGTGTGCTACCGCCCTTCACGAGCAAGGTGACGAGAACAGCCTTCTACCGGTTGACGGGCGTTGAGCCGCGGCTGGGTAGGAGGGCGTCCTTCAGCGTGCTGTTCCGGGAGGGCAAGCCCCTCTACAAGCTCTACGGGGAGCCCGGCATCATAACCGCGAAGGAGGGTGAGAAGCTGCAAGCCCGCTTCTCGCTCCTCACCGAGAAGCCCCCCGGGAGCTGGGAGACGAGCGTAATCTTCCAGTTCGGGGCTGCGGAGATGGTGGCGAAGGTGGAGCAGGTGGAGGTCGCCGACGTGAGAGAGCTAAAGCTGAACCTACCCAGGAAGTTCACCGTCAGGTTCCTCACCCCCACGCTCCTCCCCGTACCCGGTCGCGGTAAGCTGCTCAAAGCCCTGGGCTTGAGGAGGAGGTACAAGCTCCTCCCCGATTTGCCGCTGGCGTTAGGCCTTCTCGCCTACGACTTGAAGCTTCAGGGTGTCGGCTTGGTCGAGAGGAGTTTTAGCGAGATATACGGGTGGGGCATAAGGGCTCTCTGCGAGATCGACTACAGCGTTAGGCCCGCCACCGTCCTCTACGCCGTGAAGAACGGCATCCCCTCCATAGAGCGGGGTTTCACCGGCTACGTAGCCTACGAGCTCCTCGACCCCAACAGCTACATGGCTGAAGACGCCAAGCGGCTACTAGCCTTCGCCGAACGCTTCGGCCTCGGCAAATCCCGAAGCATCGGCTTCGGACACGTCGAAATCACCCCCCTCGAACCAGCACCACCGTGA
- a CDS encoding NAD(P)/FAD-dependent oxidoreductase, producing MAGTKCSVLRLGSSGRIPGMVYIMFSFIPWIIYWVLTGLGLPIGVLLSLAASLLLLVPQVLRRNFYFMDVFSFFYFLVASMVTFLLGVGFFVEYSGFVGYSALSLMAASSIALGVPFTLQVSRRDWPEVYWRDRAFLRINNLVSAAWALVFTTNALVYLLLKHPYSTAVSNVLVVLGTAFSVVFPARASAFFVAKRYVEPLERFDWKVRVSPGASKGEDEYDVVIVGAGIGGLACGSLLAKWGYRVLVVEQHYRVGGYCSSFRRLGFTFNTGVEDVSGLWGKGPISYLLRELGLEKEELFVRNRTRFIFKGRIIEAEGLEEFVEKLSELFPHERDNVARFFENARWAYEECYREAEVYGVPLPGELIAKVFGVEKLVDYPREHPHFYDWMSKTYRQKLDEYFRDEDLKLLLSALIGYVGAEPEKVSAASALTACVSYYLHGGYYPKGGAQRFANSLRDAIERNGGRVLVRQRVDRILVENGEVKGVAAGGRVFRSSVVVANVNAKTALLELVGEEHLGREHAGYIRGLKMSPSAFMVFLGVDMDLSGYPTLIKDLDGGIGVVINSNADPSLAPKGMASVTIITLANYHDFPPRGTEEYLRRKREVADELILRAEKVIPGLSERIVVRDAATPKTFERYTSMPEGAIYAFDQSIETRRPFFKTPIKGLYLVGASTFPGGGVEAVVISGIICANDIRGWRLER from the coding sequence TTGGCGGGTACAAAGTGCTCGGTCCTGAGATTGGGTAGTAGTGGAAGGATTCCGGGTATGGTTTACATAATGTTCTCATTCATCCCTTGGATCATCTACTGGGTGTTAACCGGTTTGGGCTTGCCCATCGGGGTTCTCCTATCGCTGGCCGCTTCCCTCCTCCTTCTGGTGCCGCAGGTTTTGAGGAGGAATTTCTACTTTATGGATGTTTTCAGCTTCTTTTACTTTCTCGTGGCTTCCATGGTGACTTTCCTGCTTGGGGTGGGCTTCTTTGTGGAGTACAGCGGGTTCGTGGGCTACTCGGCTCTCTCGCTGATGGCTGCGTCCTCTATTGCCCTCGGTGTACCGTTCACGCTTCAGGTTTCTAGGCGGGATTGGCCGGAGGTGTACTGGAGGGATAGGGCGTTCCTGCGGATCAACAACCTTGTTTCAGCCGCGTGGGCGCTTGTCTTTACCACCAACGCGCTGGTCTACCTGCTCCTCAAGCACCCTTACAGCACGGCGGTTTCGAACGTTCTCGTGGTGTTGGGTACTGCTTTCTCGGTGGTGTTCCCGGCGAGAGCTTCAGCCTTCTTCGTCGCGAAGAGGTACGTGGAGCCGCTTGAGAGGTTCGATTGGAAGGTTCGGGTGAGCCCCGGCGCCTCCAAGGGTGAGGATGAGTACGACGTTGTGATCGTGGGGGCGGGCATCGGAGGGTTGGCGTGTGGCAGCTTGCTGGCGAAGTGGGGGTACAGGGTTTTGGTGGTGGAGCAGCACTACCGGGTTGGAGGCTACTGCTCCTCGTTTAGGAGGCTGGGGTTCACGTTCAACACTGGAGTTGAGGATGTGAGCGGGCTTTGGGGGAAGGGACCCATTTCGTACCTGCTCCGCGAGCTGGGGTTGGAGAAGGAGGAGCTGTTCGTGAGGAACAGGACGAGGTTCATCTTCAAGGGAAGGATCATCGAGGCGGAAGGCTTGGAGGAGTTCGTAGAGAAGCTATCGGAGCTGTTCCCCCACGAGAGGGATAACGTGGCCCGCTTCTTCGAGAATGCTCGATGGGCGTACGAGGAGTGCTACCGGGAGGCCGAAGTTTACGGCGTACCGCTCCCGGGCGAGTTGATCGCGAAGGTTTTCGGAGTAGAGAAGCTCGTGGACTACCCGAGGGAGCACCCGCACTTCTACGATTGGATGAGTAAGACGTACAGGCAGAAGCTGGACGAGTACTTCAGGGATGAGGATTTGAAGCTGCTGTTGAGCGCGTTGATCGGCTACGTCGGCGCAGAGCCGGAGAAGGTTTCCGCGGCGAGCGCTCTCACTGCCTGCGTCTCCTACTACCTGCACGGAGGCTACTACCCGAAGGGGGGAGCCCAGAGGTTTGCGAACAGCTTGAGGGATGCCATCGAGAGGAACGGGGGGCGGGTTCTGGTTCGGCAGAGGGTTGACAGGATCCTCGTTGAGAACGGGGAGGTGAAAGGGGTTGCCGCGGGGGGTAGGGTTTTCAGGAGCAGCGTTGTGGTCGCCAACGTGAACGCCAAGACTGCTCTCTTGGAGCTCGTTGGGGAGGAGCACCTGGGTAGAGAGCACGCGGGCTACATCAGGGGGTTGAAGATGTCCCCATCGGCTTTCATGGTCTTCCTGGGGGTTGACATGGACCTATCGGGCTACCCGACGCTCATCAAGGATCTGGACGGGGGCATCGGGGTAGTCATAAACTCCAACGCGGATCCCTCCCTCGCGCCGAAGGGCATGGCCAGCGTCACCATCATAACGCTGGCGAACTACCACGATTTCCCCCCGAGAGGGACGGAGGAATACCTGAGGAGGAAGAGGGAAGTTGCAGACGAGCTGATCCTGAGAGCGGAGAAGGTCATCCCGGGCTTGAGCGAGCGCATCGTTGTCCGGGACGCAGCGACGCCGAAAACCTTCGAGAGGTACACTTCGATGCCGGAGGGTGCGATCTACGCGTTCGACCAGTCGATTGAAACCCGGAGGCCCTTCTTCAAGACGCCCATTAAGGGGTTGTACCTCGTCGGTGCATCAACTTTCCCCGGCGGCGGGGTAGAGGCGGTCGTCATCTCCGGGATCATCTGCGCGAACGATATACGCGGCTGGAGGCTTGAGCGGTAA
- a CDS encoding nucleotidyltransferase domain-containing protein: METFPELDRVRLSKKQKRELLAFLKRLKDELDVREVYLFGSRVYGTPLADSDLDMVVVSEKFRGRSFIENMELLSRLWDGSFTLEMFPYTPEQLEKYKGRKVVVTEALEKGVKLDLRKLQTRPAQ; this comes from the coding sequence GTGGAAACCTTCCCTGAGCTCGACAGGGTGCGGCTCTCGAAGAAGCAGAAGAGGGAGCTCCTAGCCTTCCTCAAGCGCTTGAAGGATGAGCTCGACGTCAGAGAGGTCTACCTCTTCGGCTCGAGAGTCTACGGCACCCCGCTGGCAGATAGCGATCTCGACATGGTGGTCGTCTCAGAGAAGTTCAGGGGGAGGAGCTTCATCGAGAACATGGAGCTCCTCAGCAGGCTCTGGGACGGATCCTTCACGCTGGAGATGTTCCCCTACACTCCCGAGCAGCTGGAGAAGTACAAGGGCAGGAAGGTGGTCGTAACCGAAGCCCTGGAAAAGGGCGTCAAGCTCGACCTACGCAAGCTCCAGACGAGGCCAGCGCAGTGA
- a CDS encoding HEPN domain-containing protein: MVREEALDWWSEAKHNLRQARKNFDMEEYSVAAFLCHQAAEKALKALYIAMKAGLPPRGQDLVKLGKALDAEEVMDELRILNPPLHGGEVPQRGEHGAQRSVHEGDLREVPCSGPEGPRVGEEPWKPSLSSTGCGSRRSRRGSS, from the coding sequence GTGGTAAGGGAGGAGGCCTTAGATTGGTGGAGCGAAGCGAAACACAATCTCAGGCAGGCTAGGAAGAACTTCGATATGGAGGAGTACAGCGTAGCCGCTTTCCTCTGCCACCAAGCGGCGGAGAAGGCTTTGAAGGCCCTCTACATAGCTATGAAGGCGGGGCTCCCTCCCAGGGGCCAGGACCTCGTGAAGCTCGGGAAGGCTCTCGACGCCGAGGAGGTGATGGACGAGCTGAGGATCCTAAACCCCCCACTACACGGTGGCGAGGTACCCCAACGCGGCGAACACGGTGCCCAGCGAAGCGTACACGAGGGAGATCTGCGAGAGGTGCCTTGCAGCGGCCCAGAGGGTCCTAGAGTGGGTGAGGAGCCGTGGAAACCTTCCCTGAGCTCGACAGGGTGCGGCTCTCGAAGAAGCAGAAGAGGGAGCTCCTAG
- a CDS encoding nucleotidyltransferase domain-containing protein: MPTRDELGLRLLQEAAKRVAEWQEAFEQYVEEVRRSGLVKELYLIGSRARGEHLPSSDFDLLAVVSRGADPLEVAEKLRLLKKRSFPLDIVVLTEEELEDPIYSEMLRGRKKLL; encoded by the coding sequence TTGCCGACCCGTGACGAACTCGGGCTGCGCCTGCTCCAGGAGGCGGCAAAGAGGGTAGCGGAGTGGCAGGAGGCGTTCGAGCAGTACGTTGAGGAAGTGCGTAGGAGCGGGCTGGTGAAGGAGCTCTACCTCATCGGCTCCAGAGCGAGGGGGGAGCACCTCCCCTCCAGCGACTTCGACCTCCTGGCAGTCGTGAGCAGGGGTGCGGATCCGTTGGAGGTGGCCGAGAAGCTCAGGTTGCTGAAGAAGAGGAGCTTCCCACTGGATATCGTAGTCCTAACAGAGGAGGAGTTGGAGGACCCCATCTACAGCGAGATGCTCAGAGGAAGGAAGAAGCTCCTGTAG
- a CDS encoding RAMP superfamily CRISPR-associated protein — MAYEVKFVGKLQFTARTPVHVGGAREANVLYALRLRSLGRLLVPSSTWKGAFRAIAEKLAPSMPLSEIEKLAVERVALSSEPKSSVKDLLEGFGRALRGEEAPPFKPDDVKRVLLSIGYSEEELRAPEDPAWMLVEYLAYHCPIGKLFGNQVRAGSVRFLDTLLTAQTQRRPGVGISRKDLKVQEGVLYTVETTEAEVSVPLVMVGEVERLGSPSAKLLASTLEAVKEVGLSIGGRKSAGLGLLQLESAEFHVVKLAEDKGGVGLANPLKTPAVKLEDFLKLLRG; from the coding sequence GTGGCGTACGAGGTGAAGTTCGTCGGGAAGCTGCAGTTCACCGCTAGAACACCCGTGCACGTCGGTGGAGCCAGGGAGGCCAACGTCCTCTACGCGCTGAGGCTGAGGAGCCTCGGGAGGCTCCTCGTACCCTCCTCCACCTGGAAGGGGGCTTTCAGGGCGATAGCCGAGAAGCTGGCACCCTCGATGCCACTGAGCGAGATCGAGAAGCTGGCCGTGGAGAGGGTAGCCCTGTCCAGCGAACCGAAGAGCAGCGTGAAGGACCTGCTCGAAGGCTTCGGGAGGGCGTTGAGAGGTGAGGAAGCCCCGCCCTTCAAGCCCGATGACGTGAAGCGCGTGCTCCTCAGCATCGGCTACAGCGAGGAGGAGCTCAGGGCTCCCGAAGACCCGGCTTGGATGCTCGTCGAGTACCTCGCCTACCACTGCCCAATCGGGAAGCTCTTCGGCAACCAGGTGAGAGCCGGCAGCGTGCGCTTCCTCGACACCCTCCTAACCGCCCAAACCCAGCGCAGGCCGGGTGTCGGCATCAGCAGGAAGGACCTTAAAGTGCAGGAGGGGGTCCTCTATACTGTCGAGACCACAGAGGCTGAGGTGTCGGTACCACTCGTGATGGTCGGGGAGGTGGAGAGGCTCGGCTCGCCCTCAGCCAAGCTGCTAGCTTCAACGCTGGAAGCCGTCAAGGAAGTGGGGCTCAGCATCGGCGGCCGGAAGAGCGCGGGCCTCGGCCTCCTCCAGCTCGAAAGCGCGGAGTTCCACGTCGTGAAGCTAGCGGAGGACAAGGGCGGAGTTGGGCTGGCGAACCCCCTCAAGACACCGGCAGTGAAGCTGGAAGATTTCTTAAAACTGCTCCGCGGCTGA